A single genomic interval of Antechinus flavipes isolate AdamAnt ecotype Samford, QLD, Australia chromosome 1, AdamAnt_v2, whole genome shotgun sequence harbors:
- the DHRS7B gene encoding dehydrogenase/reductase SDR family member 7B isoform X4: MKRNLFGEICRCLVIYSFFFFSFFLFFFWLRQLGLNDLLRVTQLGTVKCLRSHLNSDPPDYRVGTVFTAPPSCSITHRPHIVVFDLADSDTIVPAANEILQYTGYVDILINNAGISYRGTIMDTALEVDKKVMETNYFGPVALTKAILPSMIAKKQGHIVVISSIQGKISIPFRSAYAASKHATQAFFDCLRAEMQQHEIDVTVICPGYIQTNLSLNALTADGSKYGVMDKNTASGRSPAEVAQTVLTAVGKKKKEVMVADMLPCLAVSLRTLSPRLFFYIMAMRAKKERKAKDS; encoded by the exons atgaaaagaaatctcTTTGGAGAGATTTGTAGGTGCCttgtaatatattctttttttttcttttctttctttcttttttttttttggctgaggcaattggggttaaatgacttgctcagggtcacacagctgggaactgttaagtgtctgagatcacatttgaactcagatcctcctgactacagAGTTGGTACtgtattcactgcaccacctagctgttccata ACACACAGGCCTCATATTGTAGTCTTTGACCTTGCTGATTCTGACACTATAGTCCCTGCAGCGAATGAAATCCTACAATACACTGGTTATGTGGACATATTAATCAATAATGCAGGGATCAGCTATCGAGGCACAATAATGGATACTGCCCTGGAGGTGGACAAAAAAGTGATGGAGACAAACTACTTTGGTCCTGTTGCCTTAACAAAAG caATTCTACCCTCCATGATCGCAAAGAAACAAGGTCACATCGTTGTAATTAGCAGCATTCAGGGCAAAATCAGTATTCCTTTCAGATCTGCAT ATGCAGCCTCCAAGCATGCAACCCAAGCATTCTTTGACTGTCTGCGGGCAGAGATGCAACAGCATGAAATTGATGTGACTGTAATCTGCCCTGGCTATATCCAGACCAATCTCTCCCTCAATGCTTTAACTGCAGATGGATCCAAATATGGAG ttatgGACAAGAACACAGCCAGTGGCCGAAGTCCTGCAGAGGTGGCTCAGACAGTCCTTACAGCtgtggggaagaagaagaaggaagtgaTGGTGGCAGATATGTTGCCTTGTTTGGCCGTTTCCCTGAGAACTCTGTCTCCTCGGCTCTTCTTCTATATCATGGCAATGAGagccaaaaaggaaagaaaagcaaaggacTCTTAG